The region ATAATCACTACAGTTGGATCAAAGCGcacaattttctttaaaagtattgAAAAGTCtgtaaagatttaaaaagatcAACCTGATTTTATATTGCTATTTACCTTGCGGCACAAAATCATGAGGTAATATTTTTGCCTGGAACTGTTAAATGTTGCTACATTTGTTGCTCCATTAACATTCTCAAGAGTATCATGTTTTTCATCCAAAATGCTTTACAGAATGTTACAACAAAGATTCCTGGACTTGCGTGAGATGCAGCCATATCTAAACACAACAGCCATTCCACTATAGTAACCCTATAAAGCCTTTATGGGATGAAAGTGAAACTAGTGCAAATTTAGTTAAAACTGCATTAAACAGCAGTAGGTTAAATAAGTGTCATAAATGGCCCACCAGCCTATGTGCTTCAAGTAAAGTTAATTATTTATAAGACCAGCGATAGCAGAAGATGCTTTCTCAGGCTGAAAGTTGAATATACACTTACCAGTCGTGTTAGCTTGCACTGTTTTCCTCATCCATTCATAAGAGCTGTGCCTTTGGCTGTTGGGAGAGATTTGCTGTGTATTAATTGTTTCTACAGGAGGTAATCCCCCAGATCCAGCAGGATGGAGGGAGCTGTAATCAGCAGAACTGTAGGAGACCTGTCCAGGAGACGAGCCATTGATCTGCGCAGCAGCAACCGTGCTGGAAGGTCCTGGGCCGTAAGCGTTCCAGTCTTCCCGCTGTGGGCCATAGTGAGATCCCCAGGTTCCCGCAGGCTGTCCATGGTTGTCCAGAGTTGGCACATGATGATATCCCATGTAATCTGAATAGGGTGGAGTGGAGACAAAGTTTTGCACTGGCAGGTTGTTGCTGCCGCACCTTGCAGATCCTGGATACATGCTGGTTTCTTTATCTGAGAGAGAGCTCACATACGTGATTGTCACAGATTGTAAATACGTTGTCACAACATCTTGTTCTTCCGTATTTCCTTTCACCgcttaaaaataattgtggttggttttctctAATAATGCCACTCTGCTTGGAATCTTCTACTTCATCCTCTTTTATTATCAACTGTGTTACCAGGTGCTGGTGGTAATGGTTTACCAAGATCTTGTCTGACGTCAGCCTAACTGCCTGCCTCATAATTACATTTACATTCAAATGAAGGGCTGACCAACCCCACCTTTCTGCTAGTTCTGGTGCTTCCTCTTTTAGAGAACTTTTATCTATCCTATTACCCTTCCCTGATACTCAACAGCAATTCCAGTACTGTCAGATGATGCAACAGTTGCTTGCATTTGTAACTTAGTAAATAGACCGTTTTTAAGAAAAGACAGTGGTAACTGTAATAGCAATGTTTGGTGTTCAAATGATTCTTGCCAGAAACCTTTATTTTTGTGATGTGTTGTCAGTGGACAAGTAAATCTGTAACTCTCTTAATTTCTCATATActcaaaaaaatctcatttttactTCTTAAATCAAGGGACACAGTCAATTTGAGTAATTGTAAGGCAGTAACTTCAGAATACAGAGCACCTTGTAAACAGCATGTCTTGAATGTAACTCTCAAAAATTTTCCTCCCTCATTACTGATGTTTGTAAGTGTTTGTCCAGCATGGGAGAAATTAAGGCTCTAACTGTAATGCACATGTTCACACTCCCCATTCAGAGTGATTTAAAGAGATGCCTTCATCTGGTGGCCACTGCAAACTgataaattttcaaaagcagacaATAAATCTTCCTAAGAAAGATGGTGCCAGAAGGACAAAGAAAATGACACTaaaaagtagcaaaaaaaagtctttgattAGGCCCAGTAATATTGTTGGCTTCTGCTTCAAACTGAAGACAGCCTTTATCTGCCTGAAAGGCTGGGCTCCTTCCTCTGAAACTGCTGTATAGCAGTCTGTTTTCAGTGGTGGCAGCTTGGGTAAGTGCAGTCGGCAGGGAGAAACATCTGGGTTATCAAGTTAGTGGGTCAGAACTGCCTTGATGCTTTTCTGTAAAGCGCCTGACACATGGGTACTCTGTAGGTCAATGTAAGCGTTCCCACTGAGAAAAATCATTCTGAAAGTGGTTACTAAGAGCTTGATATTAACATGGGGGAACTAAACCTTACCTTATGATTGAGAATTGCCTCTATATGGTTGTCTAGCTACAATTTTAGAGGGAATTTGATGTATTTTTGTCTTGGATGGATTTCTTTGCAATGAGCTATTTGTCAAGGGGTATGCTTGCAAAAGAGGTGCAAATTACAATGAGTTGTTTCCCTTTACAAAGGTGTGGTTTTTCATTCAGTATCCTTTGTATTTTGACACTACTCATATTCACACATTCCTTCTAATTCCACCACTACAGGATTCTAAGTGTGTACTTAAAGAGAGGAAAGATACTCCtcttctgggtttgttttctttttttgaggaaagaatTTGTACTGAGAAGTATAGCAAAATCTTTATAATTCAGTTTGCTATATTTACAGAGTTCTTTATTAATCCTTGGGATCCTGAGAATGTTGAGGAAAGTTGCATCATGGGATAGGACATGGAAAAAGTAAGGCCTTCTGTAATTGGTGGACCCTTATAAAaatagacattaaaaaaaaatcggAACAGACTCTTGATCCCTTCatcttgaaagaaaaggaattgtAATACAATTTTTGAGACCCCACAGACTTTTTAGTACTGATGTGTactaaaaagaacaaagaactcCACTGAGCATCGCCCAAATTAAACATGGTATGTGTCTTTGGCGTCTTTGGCCTATTTGTGAGCATTATGCCAGCATTTCAACTCCGATGTATTGCTAAATGTTATGCAGAGCTGTCAGTCATGGGCAGATCCATAGGAGGGTGAAGTTTTGTCTCCATTGACTGTGTCTGAAATCCATTGATATAGAACATGTGAACATTGGTTGCTCATAGATTTCACATCAGGCACGTTGTTTGACTTCTGCTCCTAAGCACACCATTTTCACATCTCAGTGAATGACATTTAATTTCATAGACTGGATTAGATGATGGTAACATTTTTAATCCCtggtctttctctttctttatggGACGCCTCTGCGCATACCCCCCACAATTTCACTATCACTTAATCCTATTTTTTGTATCTCAGAGCTTTATCCTTTATTCTCTGTTcttcttttatcttttgtttatgctcctcctttccctttcttgtttTGCCTGTTCCATTATCTGAATTTTCTTTAGATCTATTTCGATTCTTTCCAGAACGTAATTAGATCAAGATACGCCGACGGCGAATTGCTACACTGATTTGATATCAGCTAACAATAGTAAGCTTTgaataaagcattttgtttaaaaagatttACATAGCAGGATAAGATTGCTGGGTAGGACTGCAGATTTTTAACACCAAAGTGAGAATAAGATAACTAAAATGGTAACCTTCAAATGGTCTTCTGCACCCTGACTCTTACGCCTCCCATTTTGTGTAACAGAACCATGTGGATATATTAAAAAGGATCCATACCTTTGCATGTAGTCTAGTAGTTTGAGGCTACTAAAATTTTGGGGTTGATGTTTTTTGAGAGCTAATTGACTTTTAATCTGAGTCTGCCTTCCCAAGAGTCATTTCTTGGTCATGCACATATCCTTCCATCTCAGATCCATCATGTCAGTAGCTTCAGAGCCACAGAACAATTGCATCTTCAGTGTATAGCAGTAACTTACACTGTagttccagaaatgcttttagTGGGCATtgctgtcaaaaagaaaaaaagggagggaaaaaaaaagtgaactgCCCTTGCCCTGTCCCTATTTGCACTGTGAGGAGATGGCAGTGAGTTGCTGGTGCTAGAGGAAAGGCTAGTGTGCTGTCTGTGCCTGTTTAAAGGGCTTGTGGAACTGTTGTGTTATCGTGGGCCCTCTCCTGACTTTCTGGGGTGgtgggaaagcaaaagcagttcAGAGGTCGTGGGCTAGACATCCAGAAATCTCATCCATATGGAGGTTTGTGTTTATACCATTTTCTGCAGTGGGTGATAAAGACCGAACAGGAAAGATCTGTGTGGTGTTGGCAGCAAGAGTGCTGTGCTCTTTGGCATACTTCAGAGAGATGGATTGCCAGAATAACTGAACTCCAAGGttataattttccattttttttctccacctgtTAAATTGCTGTGTATAATTTATCTACTTAGCCAATGTCCACAGGAGTTGCCTCAGTGTTTGCTGAACTGAAGTTTTATGTCTGTAAAATTAAATCTACTTTCAGATCTTtggagaagaaatttttctagttttctaACAAGTGGTTGATGAAAATCTAGCAATAATAACAAGCGCGGTGATAACCATTGGAACTAGTAAAGTTTTGTTTGTACAAGCAATGTAAAAGATATACTATGGGATATGTGCTGTTCTAAAGACCATTTCCAAACCGGGTAATAATACTATAATCACAAATGTGCAATTAAATGTTT is a window of Gavia stellata isolate bGavSte3 chromosome 14, bGavSte3.hap2, whole genome shotgun sequence DNA encoding:
- the LOC104257878 gene encoding homeobox protein CDX-4 — translated: MELLRARSPSCREPLQEDAMPSLCHKASIPPAMQQVAVKGNTEEQDVVTTYLQSVTITYVSSLSDKETSMYPGSARCGSNNLPVQNFVSTPPYSDYMGYHHVPTLDNHGQPAGTWGSHYGPQREDWNAYGPGPSSTVAAAQINGSSPGQVSYSSADYSSLHPAGSGGLPPVETINTQQISPNSQRHSSYEWMRKTVQANTTGKTRTKEKYRVVYTDHQRLELEKEFHCNRYITIRRKSELAANLGLSERQVKIWFQNRRAKERKMIKKKISQFDGSGGSVQSDSGSLSPNEISSSLFPPPHGINGLQPNDIHQVIVSE